The following coding sequences lie in one Arachis hypogaea cultivar Tifrunner chromosome 9, arahy.Tifrunner.gnm2.J5K5, whole genome shotgun sequence genomic window:
- the LOC112712336 gene encoding nifU-like protein 4, mitochondrial, with amino-acid sequence MRNFFRLAARARHPLRTPKSAAENRVVSIIHPVRTTASFHRHYHNAFYSSASPLPSLKSSPFLGFGGQRRNMFIQTQPTPNPSSLMFYAGKPVMEVGSADFPNARSAMNSPLAKSIFGIDGITRVFFGSDFVTVTKSDDSSWELLKPEIFAAIMDFYSSGQPLFLDSKAAAAMDTAIQEDDSETVAMIKELLETRIRPAVQDDGGDIEYRGFDPDTGIVKLKMQGACSGCPSSSVTLKSGIENMLMHYVPEVKGVEQELDAEDEAEALSGQME; translated from the exons ATGAGAAACTTTTTCCGATTAGCAGCACGGGCACGACATCCCCTCCGAACGCCCAAATCCGCGGCGGAGAACAGGGTCGTTTCCATCATCCACCCCGTGCGCACAACGGCGTCGTTTCACCGCCACTACCACAATGCCTTTTATTCCTCCGCCTCTCCACTACCATCACTCAAATCTTCTCCCTTCTTGGGATTCGGag GGCAAAGGAGGAACATGTTCATCCAAACGCAGCCTACACCGAATCCTTCGTCTCTGATGTTCTATGCCGGGAAGCCTGTCATGGAAGTTGGAAGCGCCGACTTCCCAAACGCGCGTTCGGCTATGAATTCGCCTCTCGCTAAATCAATCTTTGGAATTGATG GGATTACTAGGGTTTTCTTCGGGTCTGATTTTGTTACCGTGACGAAATCTGATGATTCTTCTTGGGAGTTGTTGAAGCCTGAGATATTTGCGGCCATTATGGATTTCTACTCCTCTGGTCAGCCGTTGTTTTTGGACTCTAAAGCTGCTGCAGCCATGGATACAGCTATTCAAGAG GATGATTCCGAAACTGTTGCAATGATCAAGGAATTGTTGGAGACTCGTATTCGGCCGGCTGTTCAAGATGATGGTGGAGACATTGAATATCGAGGATTTGATCC GGATACTGGAATAGTAAAACTTAAGATGCAAGGAGCATGTAGTGGGTGCCCAAGTTCTTCGGTGACTTTGAAATCCGGCATTGAAAATATGTTGATGCATTATGTACCTGAG GTCAAAGGAGTTGAACAAGAACTGGATGCTGAAGATGAAGCAGAAGCATTAAGTGGACAAATGGAATAG